The Candidatus Neomarinimicrobiota bacterium DNA window CCAACGCTTTGATTCTCTAAAAACAGCCAGGCACCTCGAATTAAAGGCTCAGTTTGAAGGGAAGCCGGAACCGAGGATTCTGAAAAAACTCAACATCTTGTCATTCTACCCCATAGATTTTTTAGAATATAGACCAAGTTTTGAGGTCTGGGGACCTCCGGAAAAATGAGCAAAACAGCCTCAAGTATAAAACAGTTATCCAAACACACTCTGGTCTATGGAATTGGAAACATCCTTAATCGTGGGATGACATTTTTACTGCTCCCGTTTTACACCAATCTGATCAGCACTGAAGAGTATGGTGTCTATAGTCTGGTTTACTCGTTTATCGCTCTAACCAATGTTTTCTTCATCCATGGGATGGATACGGCGTTTATGCGTTTCTTTATTCCGGAAAAAGACGAATTAAAACGCAAACAGATCTTAAATACCGTTTACACCAGTATCTTTGTATCAACCTTTCTACTGGCGGCAGGTGTTTACCTGGTTTTACCAGCTTTCTCTCCAGAACTGATCAGCATTCCCTCCAGGTCGATCATGTTGTTCTATTTAACCCTGATCATTCTGTTTGACGCCCTGGCCTTTTTACCCATCGTTTACTACCGGGCGGTAAACAAGCCGGTAAATTATGTGGCGATTGTTTTTGTTGAGGTATTGATAAATCTTTCGCTGAATATTTATCTGGTTGCTTATCAAAAAATGGGACTGGAAGGTATTCTGTTATCAAATGTGATCAGTTCCATCGCAAAATTTATCCTCAGCTCACCGGTTTTATGGCGCCAGTTTCGCTTTCAGTGGAACCTGCAGATATGGAAAGAGATTCTTAAATATGGTTTACCCACCGTTCCCGCCGTATTCTTTCTGATCTTGATCAGCGTCAGCGATCGGTTTTTACTAAAACATTTTTTAGGTTCTCACGCTGTTGGTCTGTATGCTTCCGGTTACAAGATCGGAGTGGTCATGGCCTTGTTGATCACGGCTTTTCGATTTGCTT harbors:
- a CDS encoding oligosaccharide flippase family protein → MSKTASSIKQLSKHTLVYGIGNILNRGMTFLLLPFYTNLISTEEYGVYSLVYSFIALTNVFFIHGMDTAFMRFFIPEKDELKRKQILNTVYTSIFVSTFLLAAGVYLVLPAFSPELISIPSRSIMLFYLTLIILFDALAFLPIVYYRAVNKPVNYVAIVFVEVLINLSLNIYLVAYQKMGLEGILLSNVISSIAKFILSSPVLWRQFRFQWNLQIWKEILKYGLPTVPAVFFLILISVSDRFLLKHFLGSHAVGLYASGYKIGVVMALLITAFRFAWQPFYLSKGEDPDAPHIFSRIFTLFVAVTGFIYLTVSLVLVELLKLPYGELYIIAEEYHEGLKVVPFILLGNMLFGLSQNFIVGAYIKKKTLYIPVFTGIGFLVNVSTNILLLSVFGMGFLAAGYALVLTYIVQGFIIYFTVRRFYPIPYDFWKMSKNFLVIILLFIIPGFLDHPYLLVNLALVLLYFPVLDLVGVLSIKQIYKELFKR